The genomic region CACAGTTCCCCATTTGCATATTCAAGCGACAAAAGAAGACGTATGGTATAAAGAACCAGTGCCGATGCTTTTTGACGGTGAATTTTTAATTAGAGGGGATAAGATAAAGATTGACTGCAGTTATAAGGACTTAGAAGGATAAAAAAAGGTTTTCTCAGATATCGAGAAAACCTTTTTTAATGCTTTATGCTCATAATTTTTCTGCCACGGATTAGTCTAGATAGTGAAGAAACTAAAATGATGCCACTTGCAATGGTTATAGCTATAAATAACGTCTCGCTACCAGTAGCTGCAGCTTGTTCAAAGTCTTGGTCTGCTATAGCTAGTGCGGTATAATACATTCCTGAGCCTGGTACTAGGGGGATAATTCCCGGAATGATAAATATAGTTACCAAATCCTTAATCTTTACTGATAGAATTTCTCCCCATAATCCTACTATAGATGAAGCTATAAAGACTGCAGTAACCGGTGAATCAAGATAGCTATTAAATGAAACATAAGTAATCCATCCGATAGCTCCACCAAAAGAAGATAGAAGAAGATATTTTTTCGGCACATTAAAAACTATGCAGTACCCTAATGTTGCCAACAAAGCAAAGAAAAAGTTTTCCAAAATCATTTTTAATCACCTCTTAAAGAATTGGAGTTAGAATTTGCAGGCCTACACCCACTCCAGTTGCTATAGCAACCGCAATTAAGAGGGCTTCAGCAGCTCGAGCTGTGCCACTCATAAGATCTCCGGAGATAGAATCTCGGATAGCGTTGGTAATTGCAACGCCTGGAACTAAGGTCATAATAGAACCGATAATTGTTTTATCGATGCTATTGCCCATACCAAGCCAAGCTAGTGCAACAGCCATAAAAGCTGCTACAAAACCTCCAGCGATATTTGTCAGGAAAAATGAAAACCCATTTTTCCCTAGAGGTTGTACAGTAGCCTGCACTGCCAAAGAGGTGATAAATGCTGGCATAAAATCTTTTATTGATCCTCCTAAAAGCATAGTAAATGATGCAGCTAATAGCCCGGCGGCAAAAGCTTTGAGAAAACGGCTATAGCCAGCTTTTCTATCTATTGCTTTTAGCCTGCCCATGGCCTCATCCATAGATATTTTGCCAGCTACCATTTCCCGAGAAAAGCTATTAACCTCTGAAACAGCAGTAAGGTTAATCTTCCGGTTTCGTATCCGTTTAACTATTGAGTACGGGTTTTGGTCCTGAGGGCTATCTGAGGATAGAAAGATACCTGTAGGAGTTACAAAACTTTCCGCGTGCTTAACACCTAGTGACCGTAATATGTAGCACATGGTTTCTTCAACTCGATAGGTTTCTCCACCATTTTTCAGCATGATTTCTCCAGCATATAACGCTATTACTATAGCTTTTTTGGGGGCTTTTTTATTATCCATATCTGACTACCTCTTACTATTATTTGATTGTGTTATTATAACATTATTTAATACAAATTCAAATAGGTGCAAACTTAAATAGCGAGGTTGAGTAATAAATTAAATTACTATACAATGGATGATAATTATAGATAATGAGGGGATAAAAATGTCGATGAGTATAAATGAAATTTTAAAGGTTATCCAAAGTTATAAAGAAGATGGTAGAGAAATATATGTAGTGGGTGGTTTTGTAAGAGATAATCTTTTGGGAAAATCAACTAAAGACATTGATATTGTATGTAGAAATAGCAAAAGCTTAGCTGAAAAAATAGCGCAGCGATTAGGTGGCAGTTTTATTCCACTAGATAGAAAAAACGGAATTTATAGAGTGGCTCTTAAAGACAATAAGTTTATGCTAGATGTAGGATGTTTTACAGATGATATTAAATCCGATTTACTAAAAAGAGATTTTACCGTAAACGCCATGGCTGTTAGCTTAGAAGACTACTTGGCGTATGGTATCACCGAATCGACGGTTATCGATGTAGCAGGGGGCATGCAAGATTTACATAAAAGACTAATTGTGCCGATAAGCGAAGAAAACATTGATGCTGACCCCCTAAGAATGCTTAGAGCAATAAGAATTGCAATGACTAAAGAGTTTTCTTTAAGCAGCAATGTTCAAATAAAGATTAAAAAAGATAATCATCTACTTATAAACTGTAGCAAAGAAAGAATAGCTGACGAGCTTTGGCAGATTTTAAGCTGTGTCAGTGCCGAGAAAAGCTTTGTCTTGCTAGATGATTTAAAAGTTTTGGGTACTTTATTTCCAAAAATGAAAGAGCTAAAAGCAACAAATCAAAACTTTTACCATGTAGAAAATGTTTTTAAGCATAGTTTAAGAGTGTTAAAACATTTAAACGACATTGTACATAATCACCAGTTTCCTGACGAAATACAAACAGAGGTTTTAGGTTATTTATATGAAGATTTTAAGCGAGGATACCCGCGCTATACCACCTTAAAGCTTGCGGCGTTTTTACATGATATAGGAAAGCCTAAGTGTATGAAAGTAAATGAAGATGGTAGAATAACATTTCACAACCATCACAAGGTCGGTGCAGAGTTAGTAGGAGATTATCTAAAAAATCTCACAATCAGCAATGACGAAAAGTACTTGCTAAAAACAATGATAAACTATCATATGTATCCGTTAAATTTTTATAACAATGGTAAAGTCAGTGCAAAAGCAATGCGAAGGTTTGTCTATAAGACAGGTGGCGATGCTTTAGGTGTTTTGTTATTGGCGCTTGCTGATGGCAATGCAACTAATGCAGCTAAGGGAAAAAACAGTTTTGAAAACCAAAAATTTATATATGAACTGTTACGTAAAGCTGTTCAATTAGAAAAAGAGCTTAAAAAACTACCTAAGCTGCTTTCAGGGGCTGAGGTAATGGAGATAATGGGGATCCCTCAATCAGAGCTAGTTGGAGAGGTGCTGCAAAAAATAAAACTTCAGCAGGTGGAAGGAACAATCAAAAACAAGCCGCAAGCTATTGCGGCGGTTAGGAATATGAAAAAAAAGAGGCAATAAGGGGTCATTTGGATCTTAGAATAGGCAGAATGCTACACCCTAGTCCGCCGCTTACTTTTGCTACTTCTTCGTAGTTTATATGAATGACCTTAAATCCATTTTGATTTAAGGTGTTGGCTAGTTGCTGATTGC from Proteinivorax hydrogeniformans harbors:
- a CDS encoding threonine/serine exporter family protein; this translates as MILENFFFALLATLGYCIVFNVPKKYLLLSSFGGAIGWITYVSFNSYLDSPVTAVFIASSIVGLWGEILSVKIKDLVTIFIIPGIIPLVPGSGMYYTALAIADQDFEQAAATGSETLFIAITIASGIILVSSLSRLIRGRKIMSIKH
- a CDS encoding threonine/serine exporter family protein — protein: MDNKKAPKKAIVIALYAGEIMLKNGGETYRVEETMCYILRSLGVKHAESFVTPTGIFLSSDSPQDQNPYSIVKRIRNRKINLTAVSEVNSFSREMVAGKISMDEAMGRLKAIDRKAGYSRFLKAFAAGLLAASFTMLLGGSIKDFMPAFITSLAVQATVQPLGKNGFSFFLTNIAGGFVAAFMAVALAWLGMGNSIDKTIIGSIMTLVPGVAITNAIRDSISGDLMSGTARAAEALLIAVAIATGVGVGLQILTPIL
- a CDS encoding HD domain-containing protein, encoding MSMSINEILKVIQSYKEDGREIYVVGGFVRDNLLGKSTKDIDIVCRNSKSLAEKIAQRLGGSFIPLDRKNGIYRVALKDNKFMLDVGCFTDDIKSDLLKRDFTVNAMAVSLEDYLAYGITESTVIDVAGGMQDLHKRLIVPISEENIDADPLRMLRAIRIAMTKEFSLSSNVQIKIKKDNHLLINCSKERIADELWQILSCVSAEKSFVLLDDLKVLGTLFPKMKELKATNQNFYHVENVFKHSLRVLKHLNDIVHNHQFPDEIQTEVLGYLYEDFKRGYPRYTTLKLAAFLHDIGKPKCMKVNEDGRITFHNHHKVGAELVGDYLKNLTISNDEKYLLKTMINYHMYPLNFYNNGKVSAKAMRRFVYKTGGDALGVLLLALADGNATNAAKGKNSFENQKFIYELLRKAVQLEKELKKLPKLLSGAEVMEIMGIPQSELVGEVLQKIKLQQVEGTIKNKPQAIAAVRNMKKKRQ